The genomic DNA ACTATCCCCTTGAAAATGAAAGGGTAATTAACCTGCGAGCTTGCCCATCCGGCGCAGTTTAGAAGGATGTGAAGGCAGGGACAACGCCCAAGGCAGGATTTGCCCGACAAGCTGAAAGATAGCACTGGCCCCCGCCTGTCACTGCCTCTAGACTGTCATCATTGAAAACAATGACTTACGAAATCCCCTAGGAGCGGCGCTTGAGCCGCGAATGTACTTGGGAATAAACATCTCAAAGTTGCACGGCTGCAGTAATTGGCGCTCCCAAGACACAGAAAACGGCTGAAACCAATGAAAAGAACGGCGTTTTACCTCTCCGACGGCACTGGCATCACCGCTGAAACCCTCGGCCACAGCATGCTCAGTCAGTTCGGCGATATTGAATTTGTGCAGGTCACCCTGCCCTTCGTTCAGTCCGATGAGCAGACCCGCGAAGCGGTAGCCCGTATCAACAGGGCCTCACAAGAAGATGGCCAGAAACCCGTGGTCTTCTCCACCCTGGTAAACAACGACCACCGCGCCCTGCTACACGGCTGCGATGCCCTGGTGCTGGACCTGTTCGGCGCCTTCCTGAACCCCCTGGAAGACGAACTGGGGGTACGCTCCAGCCACAAGATCAACCAGAGCCACGCTATCCGTGATGCGGAATCCTACCGCATTCGTATCAATGCCGTGCATTTTGCCCTGGACAACGATGACGGCGCCCGCACCCGCCACTACGACCAGGCGGATGTTATCCTGATCGGCGTCTCACGCTCCGGTAAAACACCGACCTGTCTCTACCTGGCACTACAGTTCGGCCTGTTCACCGCCAATTATCCACTCACCGAAGACGACTTCGACGACCTGCGGCTGCCCAAGCCACTGCTTGAACACAAACAAAAACTCTTCGGTCTCACCATCAACGCGGACCGTCTCAGCGCTATCCGCAGCGAACGAAAAGCCGGCAGCAAATACGCCTCCCTGCGTCAGTGTGATATGGAGTTAAGAGCCCTGGAAGCGATGTACAACAAACACAACATTCCGTACCTGGATGCCACGGAGTTATCGATTGAGGAAATCAGTACGCGAGTCTTGGCGATGAAGGGGCTGGAGCGGCGGCTGCAGTAACTGGTACCCGCCGTAGGAGCTTGCCTGCAAGCGATTCACACTCATAACACCGTCATTCCGGGGTTATTCGCTGCACTCACCCCTTCGGGGCCAGCCTTCGGCTGTTCTGCGCTGCGCTGATGCCCCGGAACCTCCCTCCCCCGGCAGAGCCATTCATTCGAAAAGGGCACGGCGAGCTGAAGGAGGTTCTGGGTGTCCCCGATTCAGCACTGCCCCTCCCAGAGCCTCACTCTTTACCTTTAACGCAAAAAAAAGGCATTTAAAAGCCGCTTGTTTTTCCCTATAGTGCACAAATGAACAATAAATGTACGATCCAGATATTCACAGATAACACGTGGCATGATGCTGCTAGCGTGACGCTCACTAACGATGAGCAGCAAGGCTGGAAAGCCTCCACCCGAGCCGGCTACACCCTCGGCCATGTCCTGAACTTTCAAGGCAAGCGTGATGCCCACGCCTGCACCTATCAATGGCCAGTGAGCATGGAGTTGCTCCAGCATGAAAGTTGGCCCCCCTTTCTACTGGACTTGCTTCCCCAAGGGTTTGGACGCCAGGAACTGCTAAGGCAACTGGAGTTGCCAGAAACTGCGACTTACTCAGCCGACTGGGCGTTGCTGTTGGCTGGCGCCGGCAACCCTATTGGCAACCTTCGCATCAAGGAAGCCGCCGAGCGCAACCAGCAGGCGAACACACCGCTTACCGGCTTTCATTACAGCGACATTGCCAACAGGCATGAAGATTTTGTGGAATACCTAGCCAGCCATGGGCTCTTTGTAGCGGGCTCATCTGGCGTACAAGGCGAGTGGCCCAAAATCCTGCTGACAGAAGCCGACGACGGCTTGTTATACCTGGATCACACCCTTCCCGATCATAAAGCACGCAAACACTGGCTGGTGAAATTCCAGCGCAGCCACCAAGCCGACCTCAAACTGATTCTGGAATGTGAAGCGAAATACATGACCCTGGCCAGGCACCTGGGGTTGCGTGTTCATGGTGAGCTGGA from Alcanivorax sp. includes the following:
- a CDS encoding pyruvate, water dikinase regulatory protein is translated as MKRTAFYLSDGTGITAETLGHSMLSQFGDIEFVQVTLPFVQSDEQTREAVARINRASQEDGQKPVVFSTLVNNDHRALLHGCDALVLDLFGAFLNPLEDELGVRSSHKINQSHAIRDAESYRIRINAVHFALDNDDGARTRHYDQADVILIGVSRSGKTPTCLYLALQFGLFTANYPLTEDDFDDLRLPKPLLEHKQKLFGLTINADRLSAIRSERKAGSKYASLRQCDMELRALEAMYNKHNIPYLDATELSIEEISTRVLAMKGLERRLQ
- a CDS encoding HipA domain-containing protein; its protein translation is MTLTNDEQQGWKASTRAGYTLGHVLNFQGKRDAHACTYQWPVSMELLQHESWPPFLLDLLPQGFGRQELLRQLELPETATYSADWALLLAGAGNPIGNLRIKEAAERNQQANTPLTGFHYSDIANRHEDFVEYLASHGLFVAGSSGVQGEWPKILLTEADDGLLYLDHTLPDHKARKHWLVKFQRSHQADLKLILECEAKYMTLARHLGLRVHGELENHNGALFIPRFDRQCDKGNVTRIAQESLASLCQKAGFGLRMTHNEACTAIAGACNDPEQEIIEYLKRDIANIILGNKDNHSRNTAISRTNSGHIALTSLFDFAPMYLHPEGIARSIRWAQDDNGQPDWNSAIKQAATASGLPPESLAAGLKPLLPLLRTLGEKMRELDIPTPMIERAERLAEMAVKLLEAI